Proteins found in one Pseudomonas mosselii genomic segment:
- a CDS encoding LuxR C-terminal-related transcriptional regulator — protein sequence MTDLSRTHGVASQALGLLDGRFFRPPLPEAHVPRARLCQRLQSGLGGRLLLVNAPAGFGKSSLAIEFCQALPSHWRSLWLGLSQRDADPGRFLERLLEGLQQFCPALGGQALGLLKMRQRHQPFAFEEWLDGLLDELALYLQPDTPLLLVLDDYHLAQGPVLDRCLQFFLNHLPAGLALLVTSRQRPDWHLARLRLSRQLVELNEQDLRLTPDEALAVIGRQPTGLRGQALDNLIQRSDGWVAGLRFWQLAASESGEDHALPQALHGGEGLIRDYLLEEVIDILPAPVQAFLYETACQERFCAELCDALRERHDSGEILSYLQAHQVFLVPLDEHGLWFRYHHLFSDLLRSRQACEPLAGLHLRACRWFEGQGLLDEAVEQALRAGHLDVAAGLVQSLSEEQLLAEQNVGMLLRWKMDLPDSLLISTPRLIVLYSWALGLACQLDASEELAAYLSRFLPAPSATAQKSMLAQWLALSGVIARGRGDRERTLAYCGEALQSLPNKRYGQRLVCLSTLSNLAIADGDFWRARGWNREALELAQRVGNPLFEALAHYDRARVLHARGEVLRALDEVRQGLQRLQGLSGQRLYAVRARLTLYEGYLLAARLHCAQGRARLRAGLSEARSCRDISVLIGHCVIASLDGREGRFAEAFSELAEAERLMHIWDVPPIFYLAMITLVKCELWLAQGRTDLAESWLLRLGQTYGGEQPAAAPEFHPLLPLHIELQQALLERVLARPGDAEARLRTLVERGQASGGMTLVVSAQCQLIALLLAEGRDAEAAKLLASALEAAQGGALQAFQRLIEEQPHWLREQLTGRAACPAQSDLLAHLPQALATGGGATEALSSREFAVLELIAQGCSNQQISERLFISLHTVKTHASHINSKLGVERRTQAVARAKTLGLLV from the coding sequence ATGACAGACCTGTCCCGTACCCACGGAGTCGCCAGCCAGGCCTTGGGCCTGCTGGATGGGCGTTTCTTCCGGCCGCCGCTGCCGGAAGCGCACGTCCCCAGAGCACGCCTGTGCCAGCGCCTGCAAAGTGGCCTGGGGGGGCGTCTGTTACTGGTGAACGCACCGGCGGGGTTTGGCAAGAGTTCGTTGGCCATTGAGTTCTGCCAGGCACTGCCCAGCCACTGGCGCAGCCTCTGGCTTGGCTTGAGCCAGCGCGATGCTGATCCGGGGCGTTTTCTCGAACGCTTGCTCGAAGGCTTGCAGCAGTTCTGCCCGGCACTTGGCGGCCAGGCCCTGGGGCTTTTGAAGATGCGCCAACGGCATCAACCCTTCGCCTTCGAAGAGTGGCTCGACGGCCTGCTTGATGAACTCGCGCTCTACCTGCAACCGGACACGCCCTTGCTGCTGGTACTGGATGACTATCACCTGGCCCAGGGGCCGGTGCTCGATCGTTGCCTGCAGTTCTTTCTCAACCATCTGCCGGCCGGGTTGGCCCTGCTGGTCACCAGTCGTCAACGGCCCGACTGGCACCTGGCGCGCCTGCGCCTATCGCGCCAACTGGTCGAACTCAACGAGCAGGACCTGCGCCTGACCCCCGATGAAGCGCTGGCCGTGATCGGCCGCCAACCCACCGGTTTGCGCGGCCAAGCCCTGGACAACCTGATCCAGCGCAGCGACGGTTGGGTGGCAGGGCTGCGTTTCTGGCAACTGGCGGCCAGCGAGTCCGGCGAGGACCACGCCTTGCCCCAGGCGCTGCATGGCGGCGAAGGGCTTATCCGCGACTACCTGCTGGAGGAAGTCATCGACATCCTGCCGGCCCCCGTGCAGGCGTTTCTCTACGAGACTGCTTGCCAGGAGCGTTTCTGCGCCGAATTATGTGACGCCCTGCGCGAGCGCCATGACAGCGGCGAGATCCTGAGCTATCTGCAGGCCCACCAGGTGTTCCTGGTGCCGCTCGACGAGCATGGGTTGTGGTTCCGCTATCACCACCTGTTCTCCGACCTGCTGCGTAGCCGGCAGGCCTGCGAGCCACTGGCGGGGCTGCACCTGCGTGCCTGCCGTTGGTTCGAAGGGCAGGGCCTGCTGGACGAAGCGGTGGAGCAGGCCCTGCGCGCGGGCCACTTGGACGTGGCGGCGGGCCTGGTACAGAGCCTGTCCGAGGAGCAACTGCTGGCGGAGCAGAATGTCGGCATGCTGCTGCGCTGGAAGATGGACCTGCCCGACAGCTTGTTGATCAGCACGCCCAGGCTGATCGTCCTGTATAGCTGGGCCCTGGGTTTGGCCTGCCAACTGGACGCCTCCGAGGAGCTGGCGGCCTACCTGAGCCGCTTCCTGCCCGCACCGTCGGCCACGGCACAGAAGTCGATGCTCGCCCAGTGGCTGGCCCTTAGCGGGGTCATCGCCCGTGGCCGCGGCGATCGCGAGCGGACACTCGCCTACTGTGGCGAGGCGCTGCAGAGCTTGCCGAACAAGCGCTACGGTCAGCGGCTGGTGTGTCTGTCGACCCTGTCGAACCTGGCCATCGCCGATGGCGATTTCTGGCGAGCGCGGGGCTGGAACCGCGAAGCACTCGAATTGGCGCAACGGGTCGGCAACCCGCTGTTTGAGGCCCTGGCCCATTACGATCGGGCGCGAGTACTGCACGCCCGGGGTGAGGTGCTGCGAGCCCTGGACGAAGTGCGCCAAGGATTGCAGCGGTTGCAGGGCCTTTCGGGGCAGCGCCTGTATGCCGTGCGCGCACGCCTGACCTTGTACGAGGGCTACTTGCTGGCGGCCCGCCTGCATTGCGCCCAGGGCCGTGCGCGCTTGCGCGCCGGGCTCAGCGAGGCGCGCAGCTGCCGCGACATCAGCGTCCTGATCGGGCATTGCGTGATCGCCTCGTTGGACGGTCGCGAAGGGCGTTTTGCCGAAGCGTTCTCGGAACTGGCCGAGGCGGAGCGGCTGATGCATATCTGGGATGTGCCGCCGATCTTCTACCTAGCCATGATTACCCTGGTGAAGTGCGAGCTTTGGTTGGCCCAGGGCCGAACGGACCTGGCCGAGTCCTGGCTGCTGCGCTTGGGGCAGACCTATGGTGGCGAGCAACCTGCGGCCGCACCGGAGTTCCACCCGTTGTTGCCACTGCACATCGAATTGCAGCAGGCCTTGCTGGAACGGGTGCTGGCCCGCCCCGGTGACGCCGAAGCGCGGTTGCGCACGCTGGTCGAGCGGGGCCAGGCCAGCGGTGGCATGACGCTGGTGGTCAGCGCTCAGTGCCAATTGATCGCCCTGCTGCTGGCCGAGGGGCGTGACGCCGAAGCGGCCAAGTTGCTCGCATCTGCCCTGGAAGCGGCCCAGGGCGGTGCCCTGCAGGCCTTCCAACGCTTGATCGAAGAGCAGCCACACTGGCTGCGCGAGCAGTTGACGGGGCGTGCGGCCTGCCCGGCGCAGAGCGATCTGCTGGCCCATCTGCCGCAGGCGCTGGCTACCGGCGGGGGGGCCACCGAGGCTCTGAGCAGCCGTGAGTTCGCCGTGCTGGAACTGATCGCCCAAGGCTGTTCAAACCAGCAGATCAGCGAGCGCCTGTTCATCTCCCTGCACACGGTCAAGACCCACGCCAGCCATATCAACAGCAAGCTCGGTGTCGAGCGCCGCACCCAGGCGGTGGCCAGGGCCAAGACCCTTGGCTTGCTGGTCTAG
- a CDS encoding DUF1329 domain-containing protein, protein MKMTTRLLQAGVLGMSLLATSVMAAVSATEAAKLGSTLTPMGAEKAGNADGSIGPWEPLSKSAGSVDAKGFLSDPYGSEKPLFTITAQNADQYKDKLSPGQLAMLKRYPDTYKIPVYKTHRGSTVPDDVFAAIKENATKTTLVAGGNGLENFRTAVPFPIPKDGLEVIWNHITRYRGGSVTRLVTQATPQQNGSYSLVYFQDQFVFRDKMKDYDPANPGNILFYFKQEVTAPARLAGTVLLVHETLDQVKEPRKAWIYNAGQRRVRQAPQVSYDGPGTAADGLRTSDNLDMYNGAPDRYDWKLEGKKEMYIASNAYKLDDPKLKYSDIIKAGHINQDLSRYELRRVWHVVATLKPGQRHIYAKRDFYIDEDTWQAAVIDQYDGRNQLWRVSEAHAQPYYNVQVPWYTLEAIYDLQSGRYLALGMKNEEKSAYNFGFSASKADFQPAALRQAGVR, encoded by the coding sequence ATGAAAATGACCACACGTCTGCTGCAAGCCGGTGTACTGGGCATGTCCCTGCTGGCAACCAGCGTCATGGCTGCGGTTTCCGCCACCGAAGCGGCCAAGCTGGGCTCCACACTGACACCGATGGGCGCGGAGAAGGCTGGTAACGCCGATGGCTCGATCGGCCCGTGGGAGCCGCTGTCCAAGAGCGCCGGCAGCGTCGATGCGAAGGGCTTCCTGTCCGACCCCTACGGCAGCGAGAAACCCCTGTTCACCATCACTGCGCAGAACGCCGACCAATACAAGGACAAGCTCTCGCCTGGCCAGCTGGCGATGCTCAAGCGCTATCCGGACACCTACAAGATCCCGGTGTACAAGACCCACCGCGGCTCCACGGTACCGGACGATGTGTTCGCCGCGATCAAGGAAAACGCCACCAAGACCACCCTGGTCGCCGGCGGCAACGGCCTGGAGAACTTCCGCACCGCCGTGCCGTTCCCGATCCCCAAGGATGGCCTGGAGGTGATCTGGAACCACATCACCCGCTACCGTGGTGGCAGCGTGACCCGCCTGGTCACCCAGGCCACCCCGCAGCAGAACGGCTCGTACAGCCTGGTGTATTTCCAGGACCAGTTCGTGTTCCGCGACAAGATGAAGGACTACGATCCGGCCAACCCGGGCAACATTCTGTTCTACTTCAAGCAGGAAGTGACCGCCCCGGCGCGGCTGGCCGGGACCGTACTGCTGGTCCACGAGACACTCGACCAGGTCAAGGAGCCGCGCAAGGCTTGGATTTACAACGCCGGCCAGCGCCGTGTGCGCCAGGCGCCGCAAGTGTCGTACGACGGCCCGGGTACTGCCGCCGACGGCCTGCGCACCTCCGACAACCTGGACATGTACAACGGCGCGCCGGACCGTTACGACTGGAAGCTCGAAGGCAAGAAGGAGATGTACATCGCCTCCAACGCCTACAAGCTGGACGATCCGAAGCTCAAGTACAGCGACATCATCAAGGCCGGGCACATCAACCAGGACTTGTCGCGTTACGAGCTGCGCCGCGTCTGGCACGTGGTTGCCACCCTCAAGCCGGGTCAGCGCCACATCTATGCCAAGCGTGACTTCTACATCGACGAGGACACCTGGCAGGCTGCGGTGATCGACCAGTACGACGGTCGCAACCAGTTGTGGCGCGTTTCCGAGGCCCACGCCCAGCCGTACTACAACGTGCAGGTACCCTGGTACACCCTGGAGGCCATCTACGACTTGCAGTCGGGTCGCTACCTGGCCTTGGGCATGAAGAACGAAGAGAAGAGCGCCTACAACTTCGGCTTCAGCGCCAGCAAGGCCGATTTCCAGCCGGCAGCCCTGCGTCAGGCGGGTGTGCGTTGA
- a CDS encoding DUF1302 domain-containing protein, which produces MTSANLFWRRAKLPLAVSLASTLASPAFAVSFNIGEIEGQFDSSLSVGASWSAANPNKNLIGVNNGGNGLSQTSDDGHLNFKKGETFSKIFKGIHDLELKYGDTGVFVRGKYWYDFELKDENREFKDISDSNRKEGAKSSGAELLDAFVYHNYSIADLPGSVRLGKQVVSWGESTFIGGGINSINPIDVSAFRRPGSEIKEGLIPVNMFYVSQSLTDNLSAEAFYQIEWDQTVVDNCGTFFSQPDIIADGCTDNLRVLNSSRTLNALPAAARGVLAANGVNYNEEGVLVRRGADRDARDSGQWGVAFRYMYEPLDTEFGAYFMNYHSRAPIFSATGASRATFARAAALPAALRSLAPLIVAGNSQYFVEYPEDIRLYGLSFSTTLPTGTAWSGEISYRPNAPVQLNSTDILFAGVKPLGGPLFGNASVLNGQPGEDLHGYKRKEITQFQTTFTHFFDQVMGASRMTLVGEVGVTHVGGLESRDKARYGRDPVYGPGDLPGNACRLLNTSTIGGSGLGSSSANLTRNCEGDGFTTSTSWGYRARAIWDYNDVFAGVNLKPSVAWSHDVSGYSPGPGGNFEEGRKAVSLGLDAEYQNTYTASLSYTNFFDGKYTTVDDRDFVALSFGVNF; this is translated from the coding sequence ATGACATCTGCAAACCTGTTCTGGCGCCGGGCGAAACTGCCCCTGGCCGTCAGCCTCGCTTCTACGCTCGCAAGTCCTGCTTTCGCGGTCAGCTTCAACATCGGTGAAATCGAAGGCCAGTTCGACTCGTCGCTCTCCGTTGGCGCCAGCTGGTCGGCTGCCAACCCCAACAAGAACCTCATCGGGGTCAACAACGGCGGCAACGGCCTGTCCCAGACCTCTGACGATGGTCACCTGAACTTCAAGAAGGGCGAGACCTTCTCGAAGATCTTCAAGGGCATCCACGACCTGGAACTCAAGTACGGCGACACTGGCGTGTTCGTTCGCGGCAAGTACTGGTACGACTTCGAGCTCAAGGATGAAAACCGCGAGTTCAAGGACATCAGTGACTCCAACCGCAAGGAAGGCGCCAAGTCCTCGGGCGCTGAACTGCTCGACGCCTTCGTCTATCACAACTACTCCATTGCCGATCTGCCGGGCTCGGTGCGCCTGGGCAAGCAGGTCGTGAGCTGGGGTGAGAGCACCTTCATCGGCGGCGGTATCAACTCGATCAACCCGATCGATGTATCCGCGTTCCGACGTCCGGGTTCCGAGATCAAGGAAGGCCTGATCCCGGTCAACATGTTCTATGTCTCCCAGAGTCTGACCGACAACCTGTCGGCCGAGGCCTTCTACCAGATCGAATGGGATCAGACGGTCGTCGACAACTGCGGCACCTTCTTCTCCCAGCCCGACATCATCGCCGACGGTTGCACCGACAACCTGCGTGTGCTGAACAGCAGCCGTACCCTCAATGCCTTGCCAGCAGCAGCGCGGGGAGTGTTGGCCGCCAATGGTGTCAACTACAACGAGGAGGGCGTGCTGGTTCGCCGTGGCGCCGACCGTGACGCTCGTGACAGTGGTCAATGGGGCGTCGCGTTCCGCTACATGTACGAGCCGTTGGACACCGAGTTCGGCGCGTACTTCATGAACTACCACAGCCGCGCACCTATCTTCAGTGCCACCGGTGCCTCGCGTGCGACCTTTGCCCGCGCAGCTGCGCTGCCAGCGGCATTGCGGTCACTCGCGCCGCTGATCGTGGCGGGTAACTCGCAATACTTCGTCGAGTATCCGGAAGACATCCGTCTCTACGGGCTCAGCTTCTCCACCACCTTGCCCACCGGCACCGCCTGGAGCGGCGAGATCAGCTACCGCCCCAACGCGCCTGTGCAATTGAACAGTACTGACATCCTGTTTGCTGGTGTAAAACCACTGGGGGGGCCGTTGTTCGGCAATGCTTCGGTACTGAACGGCCAGCCAGGAGAAGACCTTCACGGTTACAAACGCAAGGAAATCACCCAGTTTCAGACCACCTTCACCCACTTCTTCGACCAGGTCATGGGTGCCAGCCGCATGACCCTTGTCGGTGAAGTCGGTGTCACCCACGTCGGTGGCCTGGAGAGCCGTGACAAGGCCCGTTATGGTCGCGACCCGGTCTACGGCCCGGGTGACCTGCCTGGCAATGCCTGCCGTCTGCTCAACACGAGCACCATCGGTGGCTCCGGGTTGGGCAGTTCGTCTGCCAACCTGACGCGCAATTGCGAGGGTGACGGTTTCACTACCAGCACCTCGTGGGGCTATCGTGCGCGCGCCATCTGGGATTACAACGACGTCTTCGCAGGGGTCAACCTCAAGCCCAGCGTGGCCTGGTCCCACGACGTTTCGGGTTACTCCCCGGGCCCAGGCGGCAACTTCGAGGAAGGCCGCAAGGCGGTCAGCCTTGGCCTGGACGCCGAGTACCAGAACACCTACACGGCGAGCCTGTCGTACACCAACTTCTTCGATGGCAAGTACACCACCGTGGATGACCGCGACTTTGTCGCCCTCAGCTTCGGCGTGAACTTCTAA